In Zingiber officinale cultivar Zhangliang chromosome 8B, Zo_v1.1, whole genome shotgun sequence, a single genomic region encodes these proteins:
- the LOC122014633 gene encoding protein S-acyltransferase 8-like translates to MAKRVYQAWKGNNRFLLHGRLIFGPDARSLFVTVSLIVVPVVIFCIFVARHLLHKFPAYNAGYAVLVVVIVFTIHVLLMLLMTSVRDPGIVPRALHPPEEDFNYDTSARNDFGGRHTPSLTFPRIKEVTVNGMTVKVKYCDTCMIYRPPRCSHCSICNNCVERFDHHCPWVGQCIGQRNYRYFFLFVSSSTLLCIYVFAMSALYIKFLMDEDYPTVWKAMKQSPASVVLMIYCFVSLWFVGGLTGFHLYLIGTNQTTYENFRYRADNRVSAYDRGCLNNFAEVLCTKIKPSQNSFRAYVQEESARPHPVNRPRNVEEEPASSPRVKVEDDHDIGGDLLKISGRRNYEEVDVEMGSRDSNELHGVLSESEFMKSEVKSSSRGRRSGSWDLTPAVIAASSSVTEVEIPIQNTLQQ, encoded by the exons ATGGCCAAGCGGGTTTATCAGGCTTGGAAAGGAAATAAT AGGTTCTTGTTGCATGGGAGGTTAATATTTGGACCGGATGCCAGGTCACTGTTTGTCACTGTTTCGCTCATTGTTGTTCCTGTAGTGATCTTTTGCATATTTGTTGCGAGACATCTTCTCCACAAGTTTCCTGCCTACAATGCAGGATATGCTGTTCTGGTGGTTGTAATAGTGTTCACAATCCAT GTACTGCTCAtgttactgatgacttcagttcGAGACCCAGGTATTGTACCACGAGCTTTGCATCCACCAGAAGAAGATTTCAATTATGATACTTCAGCTCGTAATGACTTTGGTGGGAGACACACACCTAGTCTAACATTTCCACGCATAAAAGAAGTAACTGTTAATGGAATGACTGTTAAAGTTAAATATTGTGATACTTGCATGATCTATCGGCCTCCTCGTTGTTCTCATTGCTCAATATGCAATAATTGTGTGGAACGTTTTGACCATCATTGCCCCTGGGTTGGCCAATGCATTGGGCAG CGCAATTACCGCTACTTTTTCCTCTTTGTCTCTTCGTCAACTCTTCTTTGCATATATGTATTTGCGATGAGTGCATTGTACATCAAGTTTCTGATGGATGAGGATTATCCTACAGTATGGAAGGCAATGAAACAGTCTCCTGCATCAGTGGTGCTGATGATATATTGTTTTGTTTCTCTCTGGTTTGTCGGTGGTCTCACTGGATTTCATTTATACCTTATTGGCACCAATCAG ACAACCTATGAAAACTTTCGCTACAGAGCTGACAACAGGGTCAGTGCCTATGACCGAGGGTGTTTGAACAACTTTGCAGAAGTACTCTGCACAAAGATTAAACCTTCTCAAAACAGTTTTAGAGCCTATGTACAAGAAGAATCAGCAAGACCTCACCCGGTTAATCGCCCAAGGAATGTGGAAGAAGAACCTGCCAGTAGTCCACGTGTAAAAGTCGAAGATGATCATGACATTGGCGGGGACCTCTTGAAAATCTCTGGGCGACGTAATTACGAAGAGGTCGATGTGGAGATGGGTAGTAGGGACAGCAATGAGTTGCATGGTGTCCTCTCAGAGTCTGAGTTCATGAAGAGCGAAGTGAAGAGCTCAAGCCGTGGTAGGAGAAGTGGGAGTTGGGATCTCACTCCAGCGGTGATAGCTGCTAGCTCTTCAGTAACCGAAGTTGAAATTCCGATCCAAAACACACTGCAGCAGTGA